From Chryseobacterium joostei, the proteins below share one genomic window:
- a CDS encoding 2TM domain-containing protein, whose product METFDEDDIQYQKAKRQVERLRGFYSHLFIYIIINLVIVYYNYTHLKPGESYFQFKNFFTATFWGIGILAHAAVVFVSKASYLQKWEERKIRELMEKEKKE is encoded by the coding sequence ATGGAAACATTTGACGAAGATGATATTCAATATCAGAAAGCAAAACGCCAGGTAGAACGGCTAAGAGGGTTTTATAGCCATCTTTTCATCTATATTATCATCAATCTGGTGATCGTTTATTACAATTATACCCACTTAAAACCCGGAGAAAGCTATTTTCAGTTTAAAAACTTTTTTACAGCAACGTTTTGGGGTATTGGGATTTTAGCACATGCTGCAGTAGTTTTCGTTTCCAAAGCCAGTTATCTACAGAAATGGGAAGAGAGAAAGATCCGTGAGCTGATGGAAAAAGAGAAGAAGGAGTAA
- a CDS encoding 2TM domain-containing protein, producing the protein MKRKEIITLFWVSLIVSMFFFFAFTSEKSIESFVLTILISLLYTVALGGGNGFLNSFLNKRFPWSEETTKRAVISIISIVIANIVLVYLCNYINFVLIQKASTTEEFFSGKYNLANWFTINIALLISAFLHAKGFMEELKKTSRKEVVEQKLIAKSANAQFESLKNQLDPHFLFNSLNVLSSLIDENPQQAQKFTASMSKIYRYVLEQKDKELVTVEDEIEFAKTYCDLLKTRFEDSVDFNFDVKKEDYRKYVVPLSLQLLLENCIKHNFATSSKPLVIRIFSEGDILCIENNLQVREQIKESSGIGLSNIVQRYSLLTKRNVFIEKSEDYFKVKLPMLADKPNIVSTKPNDDYKAYKKAQKRVKEIRGFYSNLISYCIVIPFLIFINLFTGSRSHWFWFPVFGWGIGLASHAFKVFGVGESWQEKKIREIMDKQKNRNDGNI; encoded by the coding sequence ATGAAACGCAAGGAAATTATAACACTATTTTGGGTATCACTCATAGTCTCTATGTTTTTCTTTTTTGCCTTTACATCAGAGAAAAGTATAGAGAGCTTTGTACTTACCATACTTATTTCCCTGCTCTATACTGTGGCATTGGGAGGTGGAAATGGGTTCCTCAACAGTTTTCTCAATAAAAGATTTCCATGGTCTGAAGAAACAACCAAAAGAGCGGTAATAAGTATTATTTCCATTGTTATAGCTAACATTGTATTGGTTTATTTGTGTAACTATATCAATTTTGTGTTGATTCAGAAAGCAAGTACTACCGAGGAGTTTTTCTCAGGAAAATATAACCTTGCCAATTGGTTTACCATCAATATTGCATTGCTTATTTCAGCATTCCTGCATGCAAAGGGATTTATGGAAGAGCTGAAGAAAACTTCCAGAAAAGAAGTGGTAGAACAGAAGCTTATTGCCAAATCTGCAAACGCACAATTTGAAAGCCTTAAGAACCAATTGGATCCTCATTTCCTTTTTAATTCTTTAAATGTTTTAAGTTCCCTGATTGACGAAAATCCGCAGCAGGCACAAAAGTTTACAGCTTCAATGTCAAAGATTTATCGTTATGTACTTGAACAGAAAGATAAAGAACTGGTAACCGTAGAGGATGAAATAGAATTTGCAAAAACCTATTGTGATCTTTTAAAAACAAGATTTGAAGATAGTGTAGATTTTAACTTTGATGTTAAAAAAGAAGACTACCGGAAATATGTAGTACCATTATCCTTACAGCTTCTGTTGGAAAACTGTATCAAGCATAATTTTGCGACTTCTTCAAAACCTTTGGTTATAAGAATATTTTCAGAGGGAGATATCCTTTGCATTGAGAATAATTTACAGGTAAGAGAACAAATTAAGGAGAGCTCAGGAATTGGATTATCCAATATTGTACAGCGTTATTCACTGCTTACCAAGCGAAATGTTTTTATAGAAAAATCCGAGGATTATTTTAAAGTAAAGCTTCCAATGCTTGCGGATAAACCTAATATTGTCAGCACAAAACCCAATGATGATTATAAAGCTTACAAAAAAGCGCAAAAGAGAGTAAAGGAAATAAGAGGATTCTATAGCAATTTGATCTCTTATTGCATCGTTATTCCCTTTTTGATTTTTATCAATCTTTTTACAGGAAGCCGAAGTCATTGGTTTTGGTTCCCGGTATTTGGTTGGGGAATTGGTTTGGCGTCCCATGCTTTTAAGGTATTTGGGGTAGGAGAATCCTGGCAGGAAAAAAAGATTCGTGAAATTATGGACAAACAAAAAAATAGAAACGATGGAAACATTTGA